In Candidatus Thiodictyon syntrophicum, a genomic segment contains:
- a CDS encoding SUMF1/EgtB/PvdO family nonheme iron enzyme has translation MIPLTDLNTAHLATWIPRRCGVALLHPQGVLRDRSQGAGARMVWTPFFAFISVHLRQNVLPALAAVLCLALTPALADPPPAPAAGPQITWPEKLYNPAPAADDLILPLACGGAMAFRPVAIPGSGLLDDRPVELGQADAARGYKEGRRLSHLAGAFSEPGAAARRYYIAKYETTRDQYAALTAATCPTPSMRGRLPVTAVSWFDAVDFSRRYTEWLLTQAPAALPREDQEPGFLRLPTEEEWEFAARGGLVVDEADFLAPLFPMPDGDLARYAWHESTGSAAGELHPAGLLKPNPLGLHDVLGNAAEMTLAPFHLDRRGRPHGQAGGFVSRGGDYLTAPGQLGSAARQEYNYFNAATGRAKSLDSLGFRLVVTAPVIVSAGRLDAIKESWSGLPSLTGTGDVRADADRALVELQQAARQSQDEALRTRLELIQRNVEQAHAGLNEARERTVRALVRMGAFMGKRVVTDAKRAEVLRGLMRLAQDNFDAFSTQAQGSRDGPRLVAEARAALAGKMDKWTLNLAEIEQGMSNSLSYYADMVVSVARDYSDRDIASELKVVEAELKAKDNAYLIPYAQVFARHLAAYRDSGAADKARWQQDLLQLEPGPQP, from the coding sequence ATGATCCCTCTAACCGACCTGAATACGGCCCACCTGGCAACGTGGATTCCGCGCCGCTGCGGGGTCGCTTTGCTGCATCCGCAGGGGGTACTGCGGGATCGCAGTCAGGGCGCCGGTGCACGGATGGTCTGGACTCCATTTTTCGCGTTCATTAGCGTTCATTTGCGGCAAAACGTCCTTCCGGCCCTCGCCGCCGTGCTGTGCCTCGCCCTGACCCCGGCCTTAGCGGACCCGCCGCCCGCGCCTGCGGCGGGACCCCAGATCACCTGGCCCGAGAAGCTCTACAACCCGGCCCCGGCGGCGGACGACCTGATCCTGCCCCTGGCCTGCGGTGGTGCCATGGCCTTTCGGCCGGTCGCGATCCCGGGCAGTGGTCTGCTGGACGACCGCCCGGTCGAACTCGGTCAGGCCGACGCTGCACGCGGGTACAAGGAGGGCCGACGCCTGAGCCACCTGGCCGGGGCCTTCAGCGAACCGGGCGCCGCCGCGCGGCGCTATTACATCGCCAAATACGAGACCACCCGTGACCAGTATGCCGCACTCACCGCGGCGACCTGCCCCACGCCGTCCATGCGCGGGCGCCTGCCGGTGACCGCCGTGAGTTGGTTCGACGCGGTGGACTTCTCGCGCCGCTATACGGAGTGGCTGCTTACCCAAGCCCCGGCCGCCCTGCCGCGGGAGGACCAGGAGCCCGGGTTCCTGCGCCTGCCCACCGAGGAGGAATGGGAGTTCGCCGCCCGCGGCGGCCTGGTGGTGGACGAGGCGGACTTTCTGGCCCCCCTCTTTCCCATGCCGGACGGGGACCTGGCCCGCTACGCCTGGCACGAGAGCACCGGCTCGGCGGCCGGCGAACTGCACCCGGCGGGGCTGCTCAAGCCCAACCCGCTGGGGCTCCATGACGTGCTCGGCAACGCCGCGGAGATGACGCTCGCCCCCTTCCACCTGGACCGGCGCGGCCGACCCCACGGCCAGGCCGGCGGATTCGTCAGCCGCGGCGGGGACTACCTGACCGCCCCGGGTCAACTGGGCAGCGCCGCGCGCCAGGAGTACAACTATTTCAACGCCGCCACCGGGCGCGCCAAGTCGCTGGACAGCTTGGGCTTCCGGTTGGTCGTGACGGCCCCGGTCATCGTCTCCGCGGGGCGCCTGGACGCCATCAAGGAATCCTGGTCCGGCTTGCCGAGCCTCACCGGCACCGGAGATGTGCGGGCGGACGCGGACCGGGCCCTGGTCGAGCTGCAGCAGGCCGCCCGCCAATCCCAGGACGAGGCCCTGCGCACCCGGCTGGAGCTCATCCAGCGCAACGTCGAACAGGCCCACGCCGGCCTCAACGAGGCGCGCGAGCGGACCGTGCGCGCCCTGGTGCGGATGGGCGCCTTCATGGGCAAGCGGGTCGTGACGGACGCCAAGCGCGCCGAGGTGCTGCGCGGCCTGATGCGTCTGGCCCAGGACAATTTCGACGCCTTCAGCACCCAGGCGCAGGGGTCACGCGACGGCCCCCGGCTGGTCGCCGAGGCGCGCGCCGCCCTCGCGGGGAAGATGGACAAGTGGACGCTCAATCTCGCCGAGATCGAGCAGGGCATGAGCAACAGTCTCTCCTACTACGCCGACATGGTCGTCAGCGTCGCGCGGGACTACAGCGACCGGGATATCGCAAGCGAACTCAAGGTCGTCGAGGCCGAACTCAAGGCCAAGGACAACGCCTACCTGATCCCCTATGCCCAGGTCTTCGCCCGCCACCTGGCGGCCTATCGGGACAGCGGGGCGGCCGACAAGGCGCGCTGGCAACAGGACCTGTTGCAGCTCGAGCCGGGGCCGCAGCCATGA
- a CDS encoding TIR domain-containing protein: MTQIFISHSSKDLGFVLAYLKPILTDAGMLAWCSGTDLRAAADWEKQIRTALVQTDWFIVVLSPDAQQSEWVQSETHWALEHLRGRVIPVMARACDPYDLHIRLGTLQYIDFRVDPALAAVRLLALINGTGPDLEPKTRIPEPAAGLDRTTIISTAREADLRLFIELPNGPGGERRVQVRRCAIVGRADDADLQLADDCVSRKHARLTVVPGEQGALLTLTDLESANGTFVNDRRVLSEQHLQVGDLISMGNTRLRLLAIDETRPRN; encoded by the coding sequence ATGACGCAGATCTTCATCAGCCACTCCAGCAAAGACCTGGGATTCGTGCTGGCGTACCTCAAGCCGATCCTCACCGACGCCGGGATGCTTGCCTGGTGTTCCGGCACCGACCTGCGCGCGGCCGCCGATTGGGAAAAACAGATTCGCACCGCGCTGGTCCAGACCGATTGGTTTATCGTCGTCCTGTCCCCGGACGCCCAGCAGTCGGAGTGGGTTCAGTCCGAGACACACTGGGCGCTCGAGCATCTGCGTGGTCGCGTCATCCCGGTAATGGCGCGCGCCTGTGATCCCTATGACCTGCATATCCGACTCGGCACCCTCCAATATATCGACTTTCGTGTCGATCCCGCGCTGGCCGCGGTCCGTCTGCTCGCCCTGATCAACGGCACGGGGCCGGACCTGGAACCCAAGACCCGGATCCCGGAGCCCGCCGCGGGTCTGGACCGGACCACGATCATCAGCACTGCCCGCGAGGCCGACCTCAGGTTGTTCATCGAGTTGCCGAACGGCCCCGGCGGTGAGCGCCGGGTGCAGGTGCGGCGCTGCGCCATCGTCGGGCGCGCGGACGATGCGGACCTTCAGCTCGCCGACGATTGTGTCTCGCGCAAACATGCCAGGCTCACCGTCGTGCCTGGGGAGCAGGGCGCGCTCCTGACCCTGACCGATCTGGAGAGCGCAAACGGGACCTTCGTCAATGACCGCCGGGTCCTGTCCGAACAGCACCTCCAGGTCGGCGACCTCATCAGCATGGGTAACACCCGGCTGCGCCTGCTCGCCATTGACGAGACCCGCCCGCGTAACTGA